In Erwinia pyrifoliae DSM 12163, the genomic window TGGCAACAAAGGCGCAGAATTTCCCTTTTCTGCGTATCACTGGATGTCATCCAGCTAAAGCGTTCTTCACGGCTGCGCCAACAACCGCGACAGTAGCCACGCTCATTAACCTCACACATCCCTTTGCAAGGACTGGATAGCGGGAAAAATTCAAGTTGCTCAGCCACGACTGCTCCGGATTATTGCATCTGCTTTAATTGAAGTCGGCTCAGGGAATGTCTGCAAGCTTTAGCAGATGATTATTGCCAAAATAATCACGTATCGAGCGCAAAGCCTGACGGCTTTTCTCCGGCAGCACCCGCTCCAGCGTTAAAACGGTTAACGTCAGTGGCTGAGCTCGCCATTCAGGTAGTAGCAACATCAGTTGGCCGGTATGCAGCTCTTTCTGAATTTGCAACAGCGGCTGCAGTGCTCCCCATACCTGCCACGGTGAATGACCGTATCACCTGCATACTGTACTGACAATCTGACCTTCTGCCATGAAATGGCGACAAGCCCGCAGCGATTAGCGTGGCTGACCCCGCAGTGGCGATACTCAATGAAATTGCACGACCGCAGCATATTCGTCAACAATTTACTATTGGTTACTCATTTTTAGGACAACCGTTGGCAGTTCATTCATTTTGTTTGGAAACAGTTAAGGCTTAACTAAGATTTTCTGGTTAATCTGGTGGCATATTTTATTATAACTGGACTGCCATGAAATTATTCTTATCCAAACTACGTTGTAACGAAATCACCTTTAACTGTGGCGCGGCGGCATTTTTCACCGTGGCGCTAAATTGCGGTTTCCTGCTTCGCGCCTGGCAAACTCTCTCTTTTTATCATTTGCGCGATTATCTTTACGCAGCATCTATCCCGGTGGTTCTGTTCTGTGCCTTCATGGTCATCTTCAATGTCATGGCATTGCCCTGGCTACGTAAGCCTCTGCTGGCCATTTTAATTATAGCCAGCGCCGCCGCTAATTATTTTATGTTCAACTTCGGCACAGTTATCGATACCAACATGATACAGAATGTATTCGAAACTGATATGCAGGAGGCCTCGGCGCTTTTAAGCGTTAACTATCTTATATGGTTATTGCTGCTGGGTGCACTTCCGGTGGCCGTTATGTTCCTGTGCCGTATTAAAAATAACCGACCCTGGTGGCTTTCTGCTGCCTGGCGCGTTCTGACTTCTCTGGCTGCCCTTCTGTTAATTGTTCTTGTAGCGGCGTTTTTTTACAAAGATTACGCATCAATGTTCCGCAATAACAAAGGACTGGTGAAAATGGTCACCCCGGCTAACGTGGTGAACGGCATCGGTTATTATGTTAATAGCCACTGGTTCTCCAGAAATCAGGAGCTGATTGCTATTGGCCTGGATGCGAAGAAAGGGAAAGTCATTACCGGCAGTAAAAAGAAAACGCTGGTGGTCTTCGTGCTCGGCGAGACGGCGCGGGCGGAAAATTTCTCGCTGGGTGGCTATACGCGAGAAACTAATCCGAAGTTACAGCGCGATAATGTTATTTACTACCAGCATGCCACATCCTGCGGAACCGAAACGGCCATCTCGGTTCCCTGTATGTTTTCCAATATGTCACGCCAGAACTATGACGCCAGCCTGGCTCGGCATCAGGAAGGTTTACTTGATGTGATGGCTCACGCTGGTATCAATGTGTTGTGGCGTGAGAATGACGGCGGTTGCAAAGGTGCCTGCAACCGCGTGCCGCATAGCGACATGACCAAATGGCAAGTAAGTGAGTTGTGCAGAAGCGATTATTGCCTGGATGATGTGTTGCTGCACCGGCTGAACTATTACATCGACAGTATCAAAGATGACTCTGTCATCGTGCTGCATCAGATGGGCAGTCACGGGCCAGCTTATTATTTGCGCTATCCACCGGAAGCACGCCAGTTCACACCAACCTGTGACAGCAACCAGATCCAGAACTGCGATCGCCAGACGCTGATTAACACCTATGACAATACCATTCTGTATACCGATACAATGCTGGACAACACTATCAATCTGCTTAAGTCTTACAATGACAAATTTAACGTGGCGATGATTTACCTCTCCGACCACGGTGAGTCACTGGGCGAACGTGGAATGTATCTTCACGGCACGCCTTATCTGTTTGCCCCGTCTCAACAGACACATATTCCTTTCTTACTTTGGATGTCGCCCGACTATGCCACAACATTTGGCATCGATCGGCAATGTCTGCAACAGCAGGCTAAGGTTAAGGATGTCTCTCAGGACAACCTGTTCCATACCCTGTTAGGAATGATGGATATAGAAACGCAAGAGTACAAGCCGGCGCTTGATATGATCCGTTCGTGCCGCAACCAGGGCTGACGGTTGAAACCGACCGCTCGGTCTAGTACGCTGCGACGATGAATAAAACGACCCGATTTGATACTCGTGAGCATTTGTTAAACACCGGCGAACAACTTTGCCTGCAGCGAGGCTTTAACGGCATGGGCCTGATCGAGCTGCTCAGGCAAGCAGAAGTGCCTAAAGGGTCGTTTTACTATTATTTTCCCTCAAAGGAAGCTTTCGGCGTGGCGATGCTACAGCGCTATTTTGCCCGTAATCACCAATACCTGAATGATTTCCTTAACGATCACCAAGGTAGTTACCGCCAGCGCGTGCTGGATTATTACGATCGGTTGCTACTAAGCTGTCAGGTGAGCAGCTTTGCCGGATGCCTTTACGTAAAGCTTTCTGCCGAAGTCTGCGATCTCTCTGAAGCCATGCGCGGCGCGCTGGAAGCGGGTTCGTCAAAAATGATCGGCTCTCTGGCTGCCACGCTAAACAAGGCACAGCAGCAGGGTACGCTTTCTGGTCAGCTAAACTGTGCATCCTGTGCGCAGACCATTTATACACTTTGGCTGGGAGCCAGTCTGCAAAGCAAAATATGCCGTGAAAAGACCCCATTGCTAAATGCGCTTCAGGAGATGGGGTACATCCTGCGCGGAGCTTAAAAAATATCACTTACTAATCGACCGGTCTACCAGGAGCGAATGATGAAACTGAACACCCTTTTTACCCCACTCAAATTGGGGGCCATTACCGTGCCAAACCGTATCTTTATGGCTCCTTTAACGCGTCTGCGCAGCATTGAGCCAGGCGATATTCCCACTCCATTGATGGGTGAATATTATCGTCAGCGTGCCAGTGCCGGGCTGATTATTACCGAGGCTACGCAGATTACATATCAGGCAAAAGGCTATGCGGGTGCGCCTGGACTGCACTCATCACAACAAATTGCCGCCTGGAAACAAATCAACGAAGGTATTCATCAGGACGGCGGCCATAGTGCCGTTCAGCTGTGGCATACCGGAAGGATCTCACATGCCAGTCTGCAACCAGGCGGTGCTGCTCCGGTATCTGCTTCAGCCATTAATGCTGAAACCCGAACCACCCTGCGTGATGCCAGTGGACATCCGGTACGTGAGGCAACCTCAACGCCACGTCCATTGAGCACTAAAGAAGTGGGCGGAATCGTTGATGACTTCCGTCAGGCGGTGATCAATGCGCGTGAAGCCGAATTCGACCTGGTTGAACTGCATGCGGCACATGGCTATCTCATCCATCAGTTCCTGTCTCCGGCCTCTAACCAGCGTGATGACAAGTACGGCGGAACGATTGAGAATCGAACCCGTTTCGCTTTGGAAGTTGTTGACGCGGCAATAGCCAGTTGGCAAGCCGACCGGATTGGCATTCGTATTTCTCCCCTTGGCCCGTTTAACGGCCTTGACAATGGTCAAGACCAGGAAGAAGCCGCCTTATATTTCATTGGCGAACTGGCAAAGCGTAAACTTGCCTACCTGCATATTTCCGAACCTGACTGGGCAGGTGGCAAACCTTATACCCGCGAATTCCGCCAGGCGATCCGCGCGGCATATCCTGGCGTGATCGTTGCTGCCGGCGGTTTTAACGCCGAGAAAGCCGAAACACTAATCGAACAAGGTCTGATTGATGCCGTTGCTTTTGGCCGCAGTTATATTGCCAATCCCGACCTGGTTGAACGTCTGAAAGATGGCGCAAGTCTTAACGAACCACAGCCAGAAACCTTCTACGGCGGCAATGCTGCAGGCTATACCGATTATCCAAAACTTGGTGAGCACGCCTGATGCTCGCACCTTTTAGCATTATCGCTACACTTGGTTTTACGTCATCTGACAAATGACTCTGATAAAAGAGGATGTTATGCGTTTACTTCACACCATGCTGCGCGTTGGCGATCTGCAACGTTCCGTCGATTTCTATACCAAAGTTCTGGGCATGCGCCTGTTACGCACCAGTGAAAATGCCGAATACAAATATACCCTCGCCTTTGTCGGCTACAGCGAAGAGAGCGAAGGCGCAGTTATCGAACTGACCTATAACTGGGACGTGGATAAATACAACCTCGGTGATGCATACGGTCATATTGCTCTGGGCGTGGACGATGTTGCAACTACCTGTAATCGCATCCGTAATGATGGCGGCAACGTTACCCGCGAAGCCGGCCCGGTGAAAGGCGGTACCACCATCATTGCGTTCGTAGAGGATCCGGACGGCTATAAGATTGAACTTATTGAAAATAAACACGCTGGTCACGGTATCGGCAACTAAGCTTTTTTGGGGTGCTTCCCAGGCACCCCGCTCCCCCCCTGCTGCATCCCCCAACAAAATTTGCCATAATGCGCGCTGCCTTTTATCGCCAATGAGAAGCCGATGTCTGAATCGAATGAACTGAATACCCTGAGCAGCCGTTTTCGCGGTTTTTATCCAGTAGTGATTGATGTCGAAACCGCAGGTTTTGATGCCAAAACGAACGCCCTACTGGAGATTGCGGCAGTAACGCTGAAAATGGATAGTGATGGCTGGCTGGAAAAAGATGATACCCTTCACTTCCACGTTGAGCCTTTTGCCGGTTCAGTTCTGCTTCCTGAAGCACTGACATTTAATGGAATCGATCCTACTAATCCTCTTCGCGGGGCGGTCAGTGAATACGAAGCGCTTCACGCTATTTTCAAACTGGTGCGTAAAGGGATTAAGGACAGCGGCTGTAACCGGGCGGTTATGGTGGCGCATAATGCGACGTTCGATCTCAACTTTATGAACGCCGCAGCAGAACGTGCCAGTCTGAAACGAAACCCTTTCCATCCCTTCGTAACCTTTGATACCGCTGCGCTTAGCGGGCTGGCGCTGGGGCAAACCGTGCTGGCAAAAGCCTGTCACGCAGCAGGAATGGCGTTCGACAGTGCACAGGCGCATTCGGCCTTGTACGACACGCTGCAAACGGCGGATCTGTTCTGTGAATTGGTTAACCGGTGGAAACGTCTTGGCGGTTGGCCACTGCCCGCTGCTGCAGAGAGCTGTCCCGGCAACTAACTTAGGGGGGAAATAGCCTTTAATACCTGATGTTCTTCTGTTCAGGGGCTGGAAGCCAAATATGATGGCCTGAGGCAACAGCTCAACGCAATTCCCGGGCGGTGAGTTGAAATCGTTGACGCTGTAAGTGAGGAGGCCGTCAGAGGGAAGCCGTTTGCTCCAGATGAGTGATCAAGCCGGGGTATGGCGAAACGCCGAAGTGAAATGCCAGTCAGTTATTATCACTGACTGGCTTGAAAGTTTCATCACGCCCATTCAGACGCCAGCCAAGGCGATTACTCTGCGGCGTCAGTTGGGTATTTCTGGGCGGTTTCTTTGATCAACTGTTGCAGTTCACCACGCTGATACATCTCGATGATGATATCGCAACCGCCGACCAACTCACCGTCAACCCACAGCTGCGGGAACGTTGGCCAGTTTGCATATTTTGGCATTTCAGCACGAATGTCCGGGTTTTGCAGGATATCCACATACGCAAAACGCTCGCCACAGGCGGAGAGCGCCTGTACGGCCTGAGCAGAAAAACCGCAGCTCGGTAGCTTCGGCGAGCCTTTCATATACAACAGGATTGGGTTTTCTGCGATCTGGCGCTGAATTTTTTCAACAGTACTCATAAATGCCTTCCTCAATACGATACTTCGTGTATAGGCTGTAGCCAGCCAATATTGTAGCTATTCTGACCTGAGGTTGAAAATGACATTTTCAATACTTATCGGGTTTTCACCCGGTTAACGGTCAGAGGATGGTAACAAAATAACATTTT contains:
- the eptA gene encoding phosphoethanolamine transferase EptA, encoding MKLFLSKLRCNEITFNCGAAAFFTVALNCGFLLRAWQTLSFYHLRDYLYAASIPVVLFCAFMVIFNVMALPWLRKPLLAILIIASAAANYFMFNFGTVIDTNMIQNVFETDMQEASALLSVNYLIWLLLLGALPVAVMFLCRIKNNRPWWLSAAWRVLTSLAALLLIVLVAAFFYKDYASMFRNNKGLVKMVTPANVVNGIGYYVNSHWFSRNQELIAIGLDAKKGKVITGSKKKTLVVFVLGETARAENFSLGGYTRETNPKLQRDNVIYYQHATSCGTETAISVPCMFSNMSRQNYDASLARHQEGLLDVMAHAGINVLWRENDGGCKGACNRVPHSDMTKWQVSELCRSDYCLDDVLLHRLNYYIDSIKDDSVIVLHQMGSHGPAYYLRYPPEARQFTPTCDSNQIQNCDRQTLINTYDNTILYTDTMLDNTINLLKSYNDKFNVAMIYLSDHGESLGERGMYLHGTPYLFAPSQQTHIPFLLWMSPDYATTFGIDRQCLQQQAKVKDVSQDNLFHTLLGMMDIETQEYKPALDMIRSCRNQG
- a CDS encoding TetR/AcrR family transcriptional regulator encodes the protein MNKTTRFDTREHLLNTGEQLCLQRGFNGMGLIELLRQAEVPKGSFYYYFPSKEAFGVAMLQRYFARNHQYLNDFLNDHQGSYRQRVLDYYDRLLLSCQVSSFAGCLYVKLSAEVCDLSEAMRGALEAGSSKMIGSLAATLNKAQQQGTLSGQLNCASCAQTIYTLWLGASLQSKICREKTPLLNALQEMGYILRGA
- the gloA gene encoding lactoylglutathione lyase; this translates as MRLLHTMLRVGDLQRSVDFYTKVLGMRLLRTSENAEYKYTLAFVGYSEESEGAVIELTYNWDVDKYNLGDAYGHIALGVDDVATTCNRIRNDGGNVTREAGPVKGGTTIIAFVEDPDGYKIELIENKHAGHGIGN
- a CDS encoding DUF1289 domain-containing protein, with translation MAEQLEFFPLSSPCKGMCEVNERGYCRGCWRSREERFSWMTSSDTQKREILRLCCQRQLRQQRVTVTSTADEPYQPTLF
- a CDS encoding Grx4 family monothiol glutaredoxin; the encoded protein is MSTVEKIQRQIAENPILLYMKGSPKLPSCGFSAQAVQALSACGERFAYVDILQNPDIRAEMPKYANWPTFPQLWVDGELVGGCDIIIEMYQRGELQQLIKETAQKYPTDAAE
- the rnt gene encoding ribonuclease T translates to MSESNELNTLSSRFRGFYPVVIDVETAGFDAKTNALLEIAAVTLKMDSDGWLEKDDTLHFHVEPFAGSVLLPEALTFNGIDPTNPLRGAVSEYEALHAIFKLVRKGIKDSGCNRAVMVAHNATFDLNFMNAAAERASLKRNPFHPFVTFDTAALSGLALGQTVLAKACHAAGMAFDSAQAHSALYDTLQTADLFCELVNRWKRLGGWPLPAAAESCPGN
- a CDS encoding alkene reductase; this encodes MKLNTLFTPLKLGAITVPNRIFMAPLTRLRSIEPGDIPTPLMGEYYRQRASAGLIITEATQITYQAKGYAGAPGLHSSQQIAAWKQINEGIHQDGGHSAVQLWHTGRISHASLQPGGAAPVSASAINAETRTTLRDASGHPVREATSTPRPLSTKEVGGIVDDFRQAVINAREAEFDLVELHAAHGYLIHQFLSPASNQRDDKYGGTIENRTRFALEVVDAAIASWQADRIGIRISPLGPFNGLDNGQDQEEAALYFIGELAKRKLAYLHISEPDWAGGKPYTREFRQAIRAAYPGVIVAAGGFNAEKAETLIEQGLIDAVAFGRSYIANPDLVERLKDGASLNEPQPETFYGGNAAGYTDYPKLGEHA